caattgacaattgttttgatgcctatgacccaaggacgttccttgacaatttgttaattagtaattaattagaggacgttccctaattaatttaatcataaggagagacatggtggtgagaagcgtcttccactcccataactaatctattgaactaatcaagataatctaagtttcaatgatcaacccaaacaatcaaagtggatccatatcttcaactaggcttctctcatattgatttcctcttttattttaattatttgctttctattattactcattattagttactacaatcaatctcaaaccccccccattttacttttattgcaatttatttttattctgcttccagtttatctcatttgatcccactttcagacttttatctcatctttaatttattattgtttcagttcattttattattcttgttgagaaaaataaataggtaatcaattctctgtggattcgatcctttcactactatctgcagttgtaaaattgttgataactaggaaggttatttttgatcggcttcgacaaccgcgagtcaaaaattggcgccgttgccggagaattgatttcacttgtttgtttgttttttttcatgaccagatctgaacacagggacacactgccctttgatccagaaattgaacgcactctcagaagacttaGAAAGCAAGCCGCAGAAGCTTCATCTGAAGCAACCGAATTTTACCAACAAGctgcaccaatggctgaacctatTCCACAAGATGCTGCCCCAAATGGACTTGCTGTCCAGAACCAaatagttcaagaaaatccagcagttaggccccaagaacaaagagaaagaactaTGGGAGAATTGGCAACCCCTGTAGGTGACtatgcaccactttgcatcacctacccacctctgacagttccctttgaactgaagacaggtttgatacacattctccctaagtttagaggtagagaaaatgaaaatccacacaaacacttaaaagcattcaatatgatctgttcatctatgaaacCTCAAGGTATCTCTGAAGACCAAATTAAGTTAAGAGCCTTCCCCTTTTCATTAGAagactttgctaaagattggttattttacttgccacctggatctattacttcttgggatgatatggtcaaaacctttttgaacaaatacttcccaacccataaatcaattggcataataagagaaattacaagcataaagcaaaaaccatctgaggacctatatgattattgggaaaggtttgaaagactttgcacagaatgccctcaacatgacatgtcagacaaggcccttatacaattcttctatggaggattatctccctcagaaagaaaattcatttatGTAACCTGTGGAGGCTCCATTGAAGACAAAACACCTAGACAAATGAGAGAATTAatctccactcttgcagcctcatctaggcaatatggagaagagaggcaactacaaagggccaatgaggtaaATTTTCCTTCTatgtctgaactaacatctgttataaAAAATGCTGTGGTGGATGTGgtacaacagattcaagcaccccagccacctaggccatgtgggatttgtttatgtgtgggacacccaactgatcaatgtcccacactccaagaagaccatcagCAAGCCAACGccattgggaggtacaacaaccagcctagatatgatccatactccaacacctataatccaggttggagagaccatcccaatttcagctatggaaagggcaacactgatcagaatcaccaaggttaccaaagaagccaagtccaaccagcacctccagtggacaataacactatgaatgaagtagtgaagaccttgcaaatgatacaacaacagataggacaaatggccacctccataaacagattggaaactcaaggaaagttgccatcccaaactgaggcaaatcccaaacaaaatATAAGTGcgattactttgagaagtgggaaagagcttcaagatgcaaaATTTGAGGAGGAAAAGCAAGTTGAACCAAAGCGTACATCATCTGAGACACCCTCTGCACAACATCCAAGgcgatctgaagcctcttcatcGCAATCCGCAGCCCCTCCTGCGCAAAAGACTGACCCAAAGGTAAGctttcacatcccacctccttttcccaagagatttgaaagaacgcaaaaagaaaaggaagaaaaggagatccttgacactttcagaaaagtacaaatcaatatacctctgctagatgctgttaagcagatttccaggtacgctaaatttctgaaagaactttgcactaaTAGGAGAAAGCTTgcagagagagaaaaagtaagtgtaggtgaggttgtgactgctgttattaaaagagaactccctaccaaatgcaaggacaaaggtatgttcgctatctcttgcaagatagggaatgttggtataaggaaagccatgtgtgatcttggtgcatccataaatgtcatgcctctctccatctataaatctctcaatgcatgtgcactcaaagaaataagagttgtgattcaactagctgatagatctgtggtatatcccataggtgttctagaagatgtgttagtccaagtaaatgagcttgtctttcctgctgatttttatgtgattgatactaaggaagatagttgtaatactagttctgacattcttcttggacgtcctttcttgagtactgctagaactaagattgatgtgcatgatggtactctcactatggagtttgagggggaagtcattaaatataatgtctatgattccatgaaatatccacatgatatatcccctgtttatggtcttgatattgttgactgcttgagccaggaaatttttaatgaaaatcaagatgatattcttaacagtgatttctgcagagatactgATCAGGTACAGATTAAGAAGGAGCCAAAACCTAAGGAAACGGTTTATAGCATCCAACAGATAGTTCATGGTCAAGCGCAGATTGGAGAAAACTCAGTTGCACCACCTCAGAATAGTGTGCAGACCCTTCTTGCGCAAAAAGAGGCACCTGAAGACCTCTTAGGCGCATCCTTTCAGCCTCCCACGCGAAATAGCTCCATTCCGCCTCCCTTTCAGTATACTCCTGCACAAGAAGAACcacctgaaagcctttcaagcacatcatctcagtcccaatctcaaatctctcccactcTCTATCCAACGCAGACAAGCCAAGCACGAATGGAAAAAGGAGAGCCTAGTTCAGTCAGAAATCTATCTCAGAAAATCtcagaatcagatctgaagcctcttccaggccatctgaaatacatataCTTAGGAGCTGAAAAGACACTActagtaatagtgtccaatgaattgaaccaacatgaagaagcaagcctcctgaaagtactgcagaaacacaaaggagccataggatggaccgttgatgacataaaaggtatttctccttccacatgcatgcatagaattcacatggaagatgaatgcaagccagttcgagatgctcaaagaagactgaatccacccatgatggaagtagtaaaaaaagaaatagtcaagctccttgatgtaggtatcatctacccaatctctgatagcaaatgggtgagtcctgtgcatgtagtcccaaagaaaactgggatcaccattgttccaaatgctgaaggagaacttgttcccactagagttcaaaatggatggagagtatgcatggactataggaagctcaatgccgcaacaaggaaggaccacttcccattgcctttcattgatcagatgctagaaagggtTGCAGGTAAaactcactattgttgtcttgatggttattcaggtttctatcaaattccagttgccccagaagaccaagagaaaaccaccttcacttgtccctttggcacttttgcctttagaagaatgccatttggactatacaatgcacctgccacttttcaacggtgcatgatgagcatattttctgactatgtgggtaagacaattgaggtatttatggatgacttcacagttcatggaaattcttttgatgaatgccttaccaatttagaaaagatcttgcaaagatgcattgagactaaccttgtgcttaattatgaaaaatgccattttatggttaatcaaggtatggtcttaggtcatgttgtttcagctaaaggcattgaagtggacaaagcaaaggtggataccatcaaaaatctgccttatcccaCAACTGTTAAAGACATCCGATCATTtcttggccatgcaggattctataaaagattcatcaaagatttctcaaaaatcactttgccattatgcagattgctccaacagaatgtaacctttgattttgatgcagactgcaaaaaggcatttgacttgattaaagaattgcttgtgactgccccaattattcaaggacctgactggaatttgccttttgaaatcatgtgtgatgcaagcaattatgcagtgaGAGCAGTCttagggcaacgtgtgggaaactcaccccacgtcattcactatgcctctcgcacactggatgctgcacaaagcaattacacaacaactgaaaaagaactcttggcagttgtgTTTGCTTTGGAAAAATTCAGACCCTACCTCTTGGGTACCAAAGTCATTgtttattctgaccatgcagctctgcgatatctgatcaagaaaaaggaagccaaGCCAAGActcattaggtggatcctacttctacaagaatttgatctagagATAAGAGATAAGAAGGGCAAAGAGAATcttgtggcagaccacctcagccgacttccatATAGTTCTGCCccatgcccagtcaaagaagagttcccagacgaacatctgttcgtcactcactctgcctagatagtcatgccatgcacaccacaccccaaggaagtactcagtttcctttgttctctcctctctttttctcttctcttcttctctcttcttttacattgaggacaatgcatgatttaagtgtgggggtgcatatctcttcttcctcttctctttttctttctttctatcttattcttctctcttttgcaATTTCGCCTTTcagatttttcaaaaaaaaaaaaaaaaaaaaactttcagtTATGCGATTTATGCTTTCAGTTttcttttagtatatttttgctttcaataatacacacacaaccacaaccatcttcttctttttgttttgctctactcaaaactgatgaactatgttgaatgagtctttctttccatgaccccattgatgtgaaaactctttaaacttatgttgaatcacttgcagtgggttatattcatgcttgagaattgccttttgaattgaatatttgagtttgccatggtgaaaaatatattgatgaccctcaattgattgagaataaattaaaattgtgtgaatgaacttaatgtgacttgatttagcgaaTGGtgttgatctgcccaaatcattgagagaaagaaaattcagcaaaggcaaagacctcaaaagcacaaattgaaaattgttccaatagtcaaaagactatgaacaaggcaagtagccacttggataggtgaccaactgaaaaatataaactttcaaaacaaaaataggttggtgacctttccaagcgagatctaaagtgcaaaagcctgaataaagtacttcaaggtaagggcaagtcaatccaaaagctagaaaaagtcttaacaaaaatgagcatgtatggtctctcttgaggaaaacaaatcctagccatggtaagtaaagggaaacaaggaaagaaggtgagtaatcttcatgcatatattcttcactgcaatgattcaaaataggtgtctagagtaagagcttaagtggaaataaggatcaagtagcaaacaaagcttatttgactatatttatttgcttgaggacaagcaaaagactaagtgtgggggtatttgatagagcataatttactccattttatattaatattattgataaatatttacatgatttctgcttaatttattgcttttaatattattttgtagaaaatggtgtaaaaggacaatttggagaaaatccccctaaaactgccttatttggagtaaAAGAGAGCAAGTCTGCCAAATTAAATCCAAAACGAGCTAAGACgggaaaaatattttgaagatTAAATATTCAAGCAACTTTGCAAACGTGGACCAAGCTCAACTCACGCCCATGGATAAAGCCCCTGCACCTTCAATTCGCGTGGACCCGCCCGCGCGCAAAGCCCAGCGCATGGACCCGCCGAAGCTCCTCTCTGCACGTGGACCGCTTCATCCATTCCAGCACCCAACACTCACGCGGCCCGCTTCTCCACCTTACACTTCACGCGAACCAAGCCCGCGCATCCTTCACCAACGCGCACGTGGACCGCCTAGGCTTCAATTTTAACACTGTGGACCAGCACAATGGCCCGCCAAGCACTTCCTCAACTCCAACGGTTAGACAGCCCATCTCACGCAATGGACCAAGGCCATTCTTCCATGTGGCCCACACTTCCGCTTCAATGCTCACAGCGCACATGGACCGCGCCTCACCTCTTCACATGGATCAATCTTCACGCATGGCCCGCGCCTCACCAAGCCATCTACACACGTGGGCAGCCAATTAGGGCGACTCCTCTGGCTCTATTTAAATAGCTCTTCAGTGGAAGGACAAGGGACAATTCTCATTCGGCAATTTCCGCCGCTCCAAGCGCACAGGCAGAATTCAAGATTTCAACCTCGGTTtcgttttcttttccttttaattttctgtttttaattcagctaataagtggctgatttctttaattctagttgaggattggttgaaactaaggttgtttaatgggttgtgagatctgaacataaattattgtctttggttttgttcaatatttatgcaattgatactttaattatatgattactttgttgttttgatcaaattggccacttgattttaattgcaaagttaattgattgttagttaggattatttttagtccgtaattgctgaaaatattctgaccttagaacacttgggataaaacccaagaaaattgcatgatctagcgttatctccatacgtttgggtagctaggattggatctctctatttctttatgcaattggcaattgttttgatgcctatggcccaaggacgttccttgacaatttgttaattagtaattaattagaggacgttccctaattaatttaattataaggagagacatggtggtgagaagcgtcttccacccccataactaatttattgaactaatcaagataatctaagtttcaatgatcaacccaaacaaccaaagtggatccatatcttcaactaggcttctctcatattgatttcctcttttattttaattatttgctttctattattactctcattattagttactacaatcaatctcaaaccccctcattttacttttattgcaatttatttttattctgcttccagtttatctcatttgatcccactttcagacttttatctcatctttaatttattattgtttcagttcattttattggtcttgttgagaaaaataaataggtaatcaattctctgtggattcgatcctttcaccactatctgcagttgtaaaattgttgataaccaggaatgttatttttgaccggcttcgacaaccgcgagtcaatgacagaatgtatgaaagaaaagttttaatttttatgtatgttgttgatcatgtatgggattaaacatgtttacaggttacttgtcaggcttgctacgggtcccggcggccttaagccgacctggatcctagcgccggtagcggtccgattttcgggtcgttacagaatggtatcagagccctaggtttatatggtcggacctagagtgtcgggctcatagatgttatagaaggtcaagcacaataggaagatcatgtccactaggataggatgtagagtcctgtcttgattgatgatgtgaaatgccatgattatatgcatgtgcattaatgatatgtgatgtatgtgatgagggttcatgtgtgcccacatgaaccatatgatgctaatgtttgcttgtcaTGTGCTGCTTTTCAGAAAACaagatgagagaaactcgtcgatctgcacgattgactggagtgccacctgaggatgagggcatgagcgcccgtccttctacattgcctagggcaatgtctagtaggtctaacagagaaagagcagtaagagaccctagaaggtctctggatctgggtaggagcagatcagtgaggggaacagttcagggaggaatgttagaagacatgggggatgatatggatgtagagcagaggagggatggcagtttgggagttagtatgtcagaagagggaatgggagagtcccaaggaggcactcaggcctcgggatttgttcagccaccccactacccacacttctcacaaaatcccaggtattcgatgggaggtatatcggattaccctagcttcaccccttatcccacacagatgccatacccaccctactacccaccatattcacaatacccaatgtatccaccctcaccttactatccaaatccagcaaaccctacctcaaaaaatgttgcaccacctccaccacctacagaaccagcagccctagtaacccaacctcctagacctagctcagccagtgggagcaaggtcaagatgaccgactacatgaaactgggtgctcctcagtatgaaaaaggggatgacccatttgtgtatcttgaaagggttaaggtgatcatagaggagattggggctgatgacagtagagccattcagatggctgggttcacgcttaaatgcaagaaggcacgagagtggttcaagaactatgtgaacccgagggtagacagcatgtcttgggaagagtttgcaaacgagtttgcaggatgggcttttcccgatagttcaagggagctgaagatgatcgagtttgagcagttgaggcagactgatgagatgggtgtagaggagttcacagacagattcttggagctgttgtcatttgcagggcaaaaccttgactcagaccagaaaaggtcaaggaggtatatcatgaaactccactccagatattcctctttgatccagtcagcagatagggagagcttccatgccatagtggatatggcccggaaaatggaggccagtgccatcgttcagggaacagtcagacagtcagtggcacagtcttctggttccaagaccccaagctcttcttctctgagtgcagcagcttcaggtagcaaaaagtggagtaacaccactaggaagcccaaaaagaacaagttttggaacaaagtcaagtccagtctgggactaaggagtggctcaagctctggtgcggataatgcagtttgtgcaaagtgtagtaggccacacaggggagtttgtcgggctgggactgtaacgacccggaaaccggtccgctaccggcgctaggattcgggtcggcttaaggccgccagaacccgtagcaagccaaacatacatcctgtaaacctgtttaatcccatacatgatccaaaacatacataaaaattaaaacttttctttcattcaaacattctttacccagcctagcctgtgcatgcataaacataacataaacccctcattggagtcctcaacaaatactccaatggggtacataacatatagcaggcttaggttacataaacatcataaaacatttatctcatgtatttatgggattacaacagactctagtcaagcacactataaaacttacattacataacataacatacttttacattatgaataaaccatgtccacagctatgctattacatgaacttctcttactcttctgacttctctatctacacggtacctgcaagactggggttaggggagaggggtgagctaaaaagcccagtgagtaaaaagtaaaaacatgatattaattcctccctttttaggtattttattcttcattttattattattatcatttgctttaattccacactttttaggtatattattattcattttattaataacattaaatgacataacttttactttacatgctttcatgaaatgcaacacatcacatttaatcacataaaggatggtattgtcaccattagtcctcacatctccaagtgccaggggcgtagaatgggcctcgctggtctttctcttacataacatacataacataacattccaaagtgccaggggcgtagaatgggcctcgctggtctttctcttacatagtgccaggggcgtagaatgggcctcactggtcttccataacatatcatcataacataacattagaggactatggatcacccaataaccatccacatcaacatcaaattatgcaatgcaacatattcgtgaatttctaatgcaaacatcctgaaacatcgcatggcattaatgatgcatgagtatgctatcagattcattcatttgttcatttattcattacttaaaaacttagggaaaatcccactcacctggtgaccgaagctttaacgacggactctgaaagactatctcacaaccgggggtctcgggtcctcgggtccgaacctacacaggtggactcaaatgaggcaccaaacaacaagaacataactctaaacatacccccaaaaacctcctagaaacacctcaaaacatcatagaaaacatgcaagaaaaggctgggaagggcactttcggcggccgaaagtccctccaaagccgaaagtcaggcaggttcggcggcaccttcggcggccgaaactcccagacagagacgaaactcatgcatgttcggcggcaccttcggcggccgaaagtctcggacagagccgaaactccaactttcgggggcaagcttcggcagcctaaagttgcctcacaagccatgttcggcggccgaaactcccttcggctgccgaacctggtttctgccaagggcagaaacttggctcctcttgcctccaagttCCCCAAACTTCCTAGtcatgcataaaactcttctacaacactcatacacaagcatgcaagctcctaggggcctcaaactaacttataccccaactacaacacacaagcaagccacattgttcaagaacatgcacatcaaacccataaacataacataaacttccacaagcctactcatgcatttctaccccataaatctactcaaaacttgcttaaaacatgcaagagaggttggatctaagcttacctcttgaagatcgagaggaaggacgatcctagcttggaggtggggagattcgagttcttgaacctcaaagctccaaaatttgcttaaactttaaaactcttcaaaaacaagatgtaacttgttaagatctaaaggatttgagaaaaaacacttaaaatgaccataggagggctaaagcttaccgtcggccgaaatgggagagaaaacctcgcctgtttcggtcacggggtcctttatagggctggttctgccacctttcggcggcctaacgtgcccccacatctcatgcatgttcggcggccgaacatgaggttcggcggccgaaccttgagtctttcaaacaaggctttcggaggcctaaagcgctcccaaaaccccaccatgttcggcggccgaacttgactttcggcggccgaacctggcaaagcctcctttggtctttttcattaaaaactcaattccttttcacttaaaagcataaaatacattaaaaacatttcataaaacatggttttacccttctagaggtttccgacatccgagattccaccggacggtaggaattccgataccggagtctagccgggtattacattctcccccccttaagaacattcgtccccgaatgttcaccaaacaacacataacatggcaaacatataacatacatacaaagcacatcaacacatagggatctaaccttaaaagagctgagggtactgctggagcatagattcccgtgtctcccaagtgcactcttccaagttgtggtggttccacaggactttcaccatcggg
The Manihot esculenta cultivar AM560-2 chromosome 1, M.esculenta_v8, whole genome shotgun sequence genome window above contains:
- the LOC122723333 gene encoding uncharacterized protein LOC122723333; its protein translation is MTRSEHRDTLPFDPEIERTLRRLRKQAAEASSEATEFYQQAAPMAEPIPQDAAPNGLAVQNQIVQENPAVRPQEQRERTMGELATPVGDYAPLCITYPPLTVPFELKTENGVKGQFGENPPKTALFGVKESKSAKLNPKRAKTGKIF